Proteins co-encoded in one Brassica rapa cultivar Chiifu-401-42 chromosome A02, CAAS_Brap_v3.01, whole genome shotgun sequence genomic window:
- the LOC103853467 gene encoding uncharacterized protein LOC103853467 — translation MSSCGNMAVHLDKELKHLSIEEEDEPFVLPDRPEFYATERNSLSIIGRLLNPQCQRMADLILEMPRKWKLYNRVRGIALSKERFQFIFKFEHDLLDVLSKVHTFDNWSIVLERWIEKPPEDYLQYLLVWVQMRNIPVNHYTPETISALGEFAGEVVDVPYDPEKAQVKDYVRVLVKFDVSKPLRRSKKLTLPGGEVVNILYDYERLQKRCYTCQRLTHEQSFCPWIAKGSGSALLETASSAESKNSEVLLSLKENDPLYGVLSSNLLGLDPPSGKPKITKEVLDGMRQYLLAAEGQERLAREDRVRKSMEDLINDPLGQKIYLRLEQPPVLSSNLDKGKGAVFDFSAQTFPQATQGKLMANAISAGSKTLQLGKVVSMPHSLKRPSDVTQSEVPLESSTGYSVGICDTGTSGTLPKKPRQRRRPGTYARKAAGKKVVQALTEGTKEVGEGVISEGKRKARDDVEPSQSSARFKKPLVVPDEGLPSV, via the coding sequence ATGTCTTCGTGTGGTAATATGGCGGTTCACCTTGATAAGGAGCTGAAGCATCTCTCGATTGAAGAGGAAGACGAGCCCTTCGTACTTCCGGATAGGCCAGAATTCTATGCTACAGAAAGGAACTCGTTAAGTATCATTGGAAGGCTCCTCAATCCTCAGTGTCAAAGGATGGCTGATCTTATCCTTGAGATGCCTCGGAAGTGGAAGCTTTATAACAGAGTGAGGGGAATAGCTCTGTCTAAGGAAAGATTCCAGTTTATTTTCAAGTTTGAGCATGACCTCCTCGATGTTCTGAGCAAAGTTCACACCTTTGATAATTGGTCGATCGTTTTGGAAAGATGGATAGAGAAGCCACCAGAGGATTATCTTCAATATCTTTTGGTGTGGGTTCAGATGAGAAACATACCAGTGAATCACTACACTCCTGAAACAATCTCGGCGTTGGGAGAATTTGCTGGTGAGGTTGTTGATGTTCCGTACGATCCTGAGAAGGCGCAGGTGAAGGATTATGTGAGAGTTCTTGTTAAGTTTGATGTATCGAAACCGCTGAGAAGATCCAAAAAATTAACCTTGCCTGGTGGAGAGGTAGTTAACATCTTGTATGACTATGAAAGGCTCCAAAAGAGATGTTATACTTGCCAGCGGTTGACTCATGAACAATCTTTCTGCCCTTGGATTGCTAAAGGATCAGGATCAGCTTTGTTGGAAACCGCTTCATCAGCAGAAAGCAAGAATTCAGAAGTTTTATTATCTCTAAAGGAAAATGATCCGCTTTATGGGGTTCTTTCTAGCAATCTTTTGGGTTTGGATCCTCCTTCTGGCAAGCCTAAGATAACTAAGGAGGTTCTTGATGGTATGAGGCAGTATTTGTTAGCGGCTGAGGGTCAGGAGAGACTAGCTAGAGAAGACAGAGTGAGGAAATCCATGGAAGATTTGATTAATGATCCTCTTGGCCAGAAAATCTATCTGAGATTGGAGCAACCCCCGGTTTTGTCCTCTAATCTCGATAAAGGGAAGGGTGCAGTGTTTGATTTCAGCGCTCAGACTTTTCCTCAGGCAACGCAAGGGAAGCTTATGGCGAATGCTATCTCTGCTGGTTCTAAAACCTTGCAATTAGGGAAGGTCGTTTCTATGCCTCATTCCTTAAAGCGACCGTCTGATGTGACTCAGTCTGAGGTTCCTTTGGAAAGTTCAACGGGCTATAGTGTTGGTATCTGTGATACTGGTACGTCCGGGACTCTTCCTAAGAAACCGAGACAGAGAAGAAGGCCAGGAACATATGCGAGAAAGGCTGCTGGAAAGAAGGTTGTTCAAGCTTTAACTGAAGGGACTAAAGAGGTTGGGGAAGGTGTTATCTCTGAAGGAAAGAGGAAGGCACGTGATGATGTCGAGCCATCTCAAAGCTCTGCAAGGTTTAAGAAACCATTGGTGGTCCCGGATGAGGGACTACCCAGCGTCTAA